In the genome of Kluyveromyces marxianus DMKU3-1042 DNA, complete genome, chromosome 1, one region contains:
- the MAG2 gene encoding RING-type E3 ubiquitin transferase MAG2, giving the protein MSEKLNIESPSFVPEHKKGGRRGTANKQADTDKGSNKRKPKRNNNRHLPRAKTASSPGDLEWNIQDELANGNYKLNGKKTKISINHLLDFQLPEIEAPKPLSRNPADRRRRRHSDNHDRVFLHGDSFVNANYKFIVDDKGSYEAQSNDPNVPLETESIRRVVMPKGQSCPICLTDDLISPRMVICGHVFCQTCLLELFKNDPIVSKGEESTLARMKRKELRECPLCSSIIKKSNVKPVLLTEEDSKANTPTIGSEVELQLICRPHGSLLPLPVTLNIDPLTIGNFPSVNMKELVEYSRIMKCSNQYAIDLLEQDNLQIFTQLEVDKALYHDNGRLAQMAIDENLALIESLKNTDKENEVPDIMGLTLDAHQGIEKYTDDSAFFYYETGFSSSTKFYLSPLDIKVLKNAFPHYHEFPPVLKVKVEDIHYGSMVTETTISKFKYFSHLPIGTELAFIDLDWRNEDTIPKAVYNKFAAELKQRHRKAMARRSKEDKDKLLYQERLEQEQLEFYQRENNDIFSSIQPAQTYFPSKKPSKPETISQHTPSSLNDKKQGELSLDDHPSKPKLKERTVWGTQIVVTDQNTIEEDLEFERMLLEASQSKKNRSKKKGKTLLLSNSSTRAL; this is encoded by the coding sequence ATGTCCGAGAAGTTGAATATCGAATCACCCAGCTTTGTCCCTGAGCACAAGAAAGGTGGCAGAAGAGGTACAGCAAATAAACAAGCTGATACTGACAAGGGTAGTAACAagagaaaaccaaaaagaaataacaaCAGGCATCTTCCAAGGGCTAAAACTGCCTCAAGTCCGGGGGATCTGGAATGGAACATTCAAGATGAGCTTGCCAATGGGAACTACAAGCtaaatggaaagaagacaaagatATCTATCAACCATCTACTTGACTTCCAGCTCCCCGAGATCGAAGCTCCCAAACCCTTGAGCAGGAACCCTGCagatcgaagaagaagacgcCATAGCGATAACCATGATAGGGTGTTCCTTCATGGTGATTCTTTCGTAAATGCCAATTACAAGTTCATAGTGGATGATAAAGGATCTTATGAAGCTCAGTCTAATGATCCCAATGTCCCCTTGGAGACAGAGTCAATTAGAAGAGTTGTCATGCCGAAAGGTCAAAGTTGTCCAATATGCTTGACAGATGACTTAATATCTCCACGTATGGTAATTTGTGGTCATGTATTTTGTCAAACATGTTTACTTGAACTTTTTAAGAATGATCCTATTGTAAGCAAGGGCGAAGAAAGTACCCTTGCTAGaatgaagaggaaagagTTACGCGAATGTCCGCTTTGCAGTAGtataatcaagaaaagCAATGTCAAACCTGTCTTACtcacagaagaagattcaaaaGCAAATACTCCAACTATAGGATCCGAAGTTGAATTACAACTAATTTGTAGACCTCATGGATCACTATTGCCCCTACCAGTAACTTTAAATATCGATCCATTGACTATCGGTAATTTTCCTTCTGTGAATATGAAAGAATTGGTTGAATATTCAAGAATTATGAAATGTAGCAACCAATATGCAATAGATTTATTGGAGCAGGATAATTTACAAATCTTCACACAATTAGAAGTCGATAAGGCTTTATATCATGATAACGGAAGACTTGCCCAAATGGCTATTGACGAAAATTTAGCATTAATtgaaagtttgaaaaataCCGATAAGGAAAATGAAGTTCCTGACATTATGGGGCTTACTTTAGATGCTCACCAAGGAATAGAGAAATATACTGATGATTCagcatttttttattatgaAACTGGATTCAGCTCTAGCACAAAATTCTACCTTTCACCTCTAGACATTAAGGTATTGAAAAACGCATTCCCACATTATCATGAGTTCCCTCCCGTGCTTAAGGTCAAAGTGGAAGATATTCATTATGGATCAATGGTGACGGAAACAACCATATCCAAATTTAAATACTTCTCACACCTCCCAATCGGGACTGAACTAGCATTCATTGATCTTGACTGGCGCAATGAGGACACAATTCCGAAAGCCGTTTACAATAAATTTGCAGCGGAGTTAAAGCAGAGACACAGGAAAGCCAtggcaagaagaagcaaggAGGATAAAGATAAGCTTTTGTACCAGGAGCGTTTGGAACAAGAGCAGTTGGAATTTTACCAACGGGAGAACAATGATATTTTCTCATCCATCCAACCTGCACAAACATATTTCCCTTCGAAAAAACCTTCGAAACCAGAGACAATTAGCCAACACACACCATCTTCGTTAAATGACAAAAAGCAAGGCGAATTGTCATTAGACGATCATCCTTCTAAGCCAAAACTCAAGGAACGTACTGTATGGGGTACGCAAATCGTCGTGACAGATCAAAATactattgaagaagatcttgaatttgaaagaaTGCTACTTGAAGCATCCCaatcgaagaagaatcgctccaaaaagaagggtAAAACTCTCCTATTGAGCAATTCATCTACCAGAGCATTGTAG
- the TDA5 gene encoding Tda5p, giving the protein MCTQLPVFTNHQYGPCTCSFNYGIRTIHINSRLLYAVFFTYTLLLAGYMHIDKKYKTRGSWISIKDLADPTCVITGGSRGLGSEIVQSLIKSIPNIRIVILDVVEPELKLQSWKEQIKFIKCDLSEDNAVEEAISLIKKTYGKVNVLINNAAIRGRFSRLADMPSNEIATIFHANVLSTIKLIQAFHPLKTEPNDFYYVVNVASALGILSPARASTYAATKAALISYHESWTYELLSENVMNVRTLLVLPGQMDTQMFQGFEPPRQFFAPVVKAPKLAKEIVACCIQGKRGEICKPFYVNFLRMFKCFPEMLIEKLRAFSKMDECLPLDEAK; this is encoded by the coding sequence ATGTGTACACAATTACCAGTATTTACTAACCATCAGTACGGACCGTGTACTTGCTCGTTCAATTATGGGATCAGAACTATTCATATTAATTCACGTTTATTGTATGCCGTATTCTTTACGTATACTCTTTTACTAGCAGGGTACATGCATATTGACAAAAAATACAAGACTAGAGGCTCATGGATTTCAATTAAAGATTTGGCAGATCCTACATGCGTTATTACTGGTGGTAGCCGTGGTTTAGGGTCTGAAATTGTCCAATCACTCATTAAGAGTATCCCCAATATAAGAATTGTCATTTTAGATGTCGTCGAACCAGAGCTAAAGTTACAGTCATGGAAAGAGCAAATCAAGTTCATTAAGTGCGATCTTTCAGAAGATAATGCTGTAGAAGAAGCAATTTCACTtatcaaaaaaacataTGGTAAGGTCAATGTTCTAATAAATAATGCAGCTATTAGAGGGAGATTTTCAAGACTAGCTGATATGCCATCTAATGAGATTGCCACGATATTCCATGCCAACGTTCTATCAACTATTAAACTAATACAAGCATTCCACCCGCTTAAGACAGAACCTAACGATTTTTACTATGTTGTTAATGTTGCAAGCGCCTTGGGTATACTATCGCCTGCTAGAGCCAGCACATACGCGGCAACTAAAGCGGCATTGATTTCATATCACGAATCTTGGACGTACGAACTTCTGAGTGAAAATGTAATGAATGTGAGAACGTTGCTCGTTCTACCTGGGCAAATGGATACACAGATGTTCCAAGGCTTTGAGCCTCCAAGACAATTTTTTGCACCAGTGGTCAAGGCCCCTAAATTAGCGAAAGAGATTGTTGCATGTTGTATTCAGGGCAAACGTGGCGAGATCTGTAAACCATTTTATGTGAACTTTCTGAGAATGTTCAAGTGTTTCCCTGAAATGCTGATTGAAAAACTGCGAGCATTCTCGAAGATGGATGAATGCTTGCCTCTTGACGAAGCTAAATAG
- the SPC2 gene encoding signal peptidase complex subunit SPC2, with the protein MSKPINVYAVSEARQAFEEALPGIFSRLGYTQTFKLIDTKLFLGYSLVVFAAASFLLDKKLTWEESKQYQLILVSLYAVVCGVQWWFNKFVEKGIIYQGTNKDNKISIGAKFKKNSHEFHIYIADSTNQRVELETSFTKFFNEQGYLQTELLYNYFKQQTEQLVSKKSK; encoded by the coding sequence ATGTCTAAGCCAATTAATGTGTATGCAGTATCAGAGGCTCGCcaagcttttgaagaagctttgcCGGGTATTTTCTCTAGATTAGGCTACACTCAAACTTTTAAGTTAATAGATACGAAGTTATTCCTAGGATATTCGTTGGTAGTATTTGCTGCAGCAAGTTTTCTACTCGACAAAAAGTTGACATGGGAGGAGTCTAAACAATATCAGTTGATATTGGTCTCTTTATATGCGGTTGTCTGCGGTGTACAATGGTGGTTTAACAAGTTTGTTGAGAAAGGTATAATATATCAGGGCACTAATAAGGATAACAAGATCAGCATAGGTGCtaaattcaagaagaactcaCATGAGTTCCACATATATATTGCGGACTCCACGAACCAACGTGTTGAGTTGGAAACTTCTTTCACcaaattcttcaatgaGCAAGGTTATTTACAGACTGAACTTCTATACAACTACTTCAAGCAACAAACTGAACAATTGGTTAGCAAAAAAAGCAAATAG